The sequence CATGGTCACTTAACTTGAAGAGAGCCGTAGGACACAAAGTAGCATTTATGTTCCATCTAAAGTGGTGTGTCTAGGGGTTTTCTCTGTTGAGGGAGTTCCTTCCATGGTCTTTTTGGAGCTCAGAATATTTGGTTGGTTACATGATGTAGCTTCTCAGAATGTTGATTATCATATTATCTTGTGCTTGAAGGAATGCAAGCATCAAGGGAGTCTTTTCACTGAAAAGTGGTGTGTCTTGGGGTTTTCTCTGTTGAGGGAGTTCCTTTCATGGTCTTTCCACTGTTATGTATTGGGTtgggtggggtgtggggtgtggggtgtggggaTAAAGTAAGAGTCTCAATGATGGACTTTAAGTGGCCTAATACCTAGCCTGGCCTCTTCAAAATTCAATtgatttgcattaaaaaaagaaggattgATGGAATGAAGCTCCTCTGACAGCTCACCCCGAGGCCTCTGGATTCTGTAAAACTTTATTGTGAAAGTTGAATTTACTTGTAATATGTATGTTACTGAATACAAATTTTTGTGAGTCCTGCTTTTACTGTTTCTAGTAAAGTAATATTTTAATGTAattctatttttaatatttttagtaatttcaatattttatcttctttttgtaAATTTCAAGATTCTGATTGCAATTCTTCTTGTGGCTAGTGCTGGATAGAATTACTATAGTGCCATCAACTTCTTCCGCGTCCACCCTTGAAAACTGGTCATGATTTGTGTAGATGTACTGTTTCCGTACTCTATCAGAGTTATTTTTGCTGCTATGTATAATTAATATGATGCTTTATTCAGGAGAAGAGGGTGAGAGAGATTGTCTTGAAGGCAATGGGACAGGCAATCAGCAAGACAGTGGCCATTGCTGAAATTATAAAGGTTTGTGCTACCTTACTAGATGTATTCTTCTCCTTTATTGTGATTCTTTAATTATAAATCCATACTCAAGCTGTTTACATACAAAAACAGAAGAGAATCCCTGGCTTGCATCAAGACACTACCATCAGCTCAACAAGTATAACTGATGTATGGGAGCCCATTGAGGAGGGTCTTGTACCGTACGTCTCTTGTCCCATTTTTGGCCTTTCTCCGTAGACAATGATTAATAGTATTTTTATGATACATTTGGTGTAAATGTGGTCTACAGCTTGGAGATGACTCGTCATGTTTCAATGATTTCAATCTCTTTGTCAACGAGGGAGCTAAACAAAAACTCTCCTGGGTAATGCTCTATGTTCTAAGTGTCCTCTAGTTAAGCTGATcctgttgatgtatacattatTGTCTGATTGACCTGAGAATTGcattaagaactttagttaaTTGGCATGTTGTTCttgaaaattgaataatttaaGGCAGTTTTTTTGCATTAATAGGTATCAAGCTCCATCATACGTAGATCAGCCAAAGCAGCAGTATCAGCAGCAGCTGCAACCAAAACAAGCTCCTGCTCCAATCAGTGGCGCAAATGAAGGTCATATTTCTGCTATGGGTATGGAATGATGGCCTATTTGTTCCTTCTAAAAAGTATCAATATGATTTTTGTATTCTTTGTATAGATTCATATGGACGGGGACGAGGTCGTGGtagagggagaggaaggggTTGGGGGAGAGGTGGATATGTGAACAATACCCAAGGGGGTGGATATGTGAACAACAACCAAGGAGGTGGATATGTGAACAACACCCAAGGTATTATATAATGattgcgttttttttttttttttttcttttgcatctTTTCTGTTCCTGTggaaataattcattttttttggggacAGAAAATGGTGGCTATTGGGGTCGAGGTGGCGGACGAGGCAGAGGTTGGGGTTATCGTGGTAAGTGCTCATATTCTCAAGTGATAATCAATGCAACTGTTGTGGAAGTCTCGAGGTCTATCTAGTTGTTACTAAGCAAGTATCCAGGTTTGACTAGGctcgaaaccaaaatatttcgaCAGAAGCCTTAAACCTATAAACTTTTTTCTGCAAGTTTGTTAGGTCTTGAAACTTATAGGAATccctattttaggccctttaaACATAGTGGGACCCTTAGAATTAAGAAAATTacacccaaaatggtagtttgattTCGGATCTTAGGTTGGTAGTGTATGCTGTATACATTCTCTAATATGGTCTATTTTACCAATGATTAGTACTAGAACACatataattcaagtaaaaaacCAACTTAAATATGTATTAGGAATGAATGAATAGCCATCAAATTATAAACCACTTCATAAATGTGCCCATCAGATtcaattcttttgatttgggGAAAAGTGATATCCCTCCAATTTAGAATCTTGCACAAATTTTCAAACAATGCATCAAATTTTCGCTTCCACTGGGTTCCACCGCTTCCCAATTACTTAGTCCAATACTGTACATCAGTGATTTGGCCCAGAAAGCCAAACAATGGGGTTTCCAAGCTTCACAGGTGAAACCAGACGAAATGAATGAAATTGGTCAAAATTTCGACCCATTTCATTTGAAATTATGTATTTATTCTTAAGCCAAAGTAACGGTTTGGCTGAAATTTCAGAGAAACGAAAGTTCAGTCCGAAACTTGACTGAGACCTCGAAATTTGGACATCCTTAAGTGTCGCTTGTGGTTTTGTTTCGATCCTTTGCAAAACCGAAATATGTCGTGATGTTGCTCAAAATTTTGGTGAAACTTAGAACAATGTTACTAAGAGCTAATTTTCAGGAAACCCACTTGAGATAAAAACAAATGGGAAAATTACCAGATTACCGGAAACCAAGTTTGCACTTACCTATATACTCACCCATCTTTGAAAACCACTAAACTACCCAAATTGAGAATGGGTATTACCAATCACTCAAAACAGTGTCTGCCTATGTATACTACCTTTGCCATACGTATCATACGTGGAACTGTGAATATACAACTGCTGCCCTTTCCCATGGAACCTCTTCAGAGGACAAAAATCTGATGGAAGAAGGGCATTGTGGTTCAATCCTGGCGAGTCCCTGATCTGGGTTCCCTTGGGAAGACTTGCGATGAGTTTGGCAATGTCTCTGATATGAGATTCCGTGGGCAATAAATGTCTTCAAGGAATCTTTTGGAGGAAAACATGGATGtgggtttctctttttttgagCAAATTACTCGGACTTCCCCTGAACTTTGCCCTAATTTTTCAGTCACCTCCCCTGTATTTTCAACAATTACTCTCCCTTCCTCTAATTCTCAAAAGTTGTTACAGTCAGTCCCACTCCGTAGGTCTTTACTGTTAAGTGATGTAACATAGACCTAAATATTTAAGAGATGAATCTACCCTTATGGATAAATTGGCCTTAAAGATTTTACTTGTGGTTTTCCAAAGCGTCTGGAGGATTTTGGATTAAAGAAGAAACTTTCTTCATAGAGCAATTCATCCGATACACCATTGTTCTCTGCAAATTCATAATCCCTAAACTGCTTTTCAAGTGATTCAGTCTATCCAGAACAATTTCTCTTCTTTGGCTACCAAAATCTACCCTGACAGATACTGCCTCCTCATCTTTGCCAAAATGTCATGGGCAACTTCCTAAATAACTGCTGCACGACTCCATTCAAGCAAGCCCCAGCTTGGCCTAAGCTGTTTCCGCTCCTGAGTTGCCCGATTGCCTCGTTCCCATCTTGCAGAAATGTCATGGGCAACTTCCCCTCCtgctctcttctttctttatctctctttctcattgaTGACTAAGAGGAAAATAAGGTGGGCGCAGGGCACCCAATCCTTTACAGTTTCACGGGTTAGGGGTTTTTCTGTCTTCATCTTATCAGTCATCATTGTAACAGGGTCAAGGGTGGAGTACTCGAGAgcacttgagacttgagagaggGAGACGAGGAGTCGATGACCCGTCACTGTTGAATTTTGCAATCCGGCAATTCAGGTAACACCTTGCTACTCCATCatcctatctctctctctctcccccgtCCTTTCCCTCTGCAACTTCGCTTTCGGTTCCCTTTGCCCTGTCCTCGTCAGTGATCCAAATCTTAGGAATCTGCCGCCACCTGCATTTGCGAAACAGAGTGCAATATGTGGGTTCTGGGGGCACATGCATGAGTCCCGAGTCTCCTGACAAGATTCTAGACATTTTCCGGGCTTCTCTGGCTCTGATATCTGACCTGAATTTTTCGTTTTTGGGTATCAATTGATTACATCTGTCTCTatctgtctctgtctctgtctctctctctatatatatatatgtttttcaaAATTCCATGAACTTACAAAATCTGAAACTCCAATGCACCAATGTAAAATAATATGGTTATATAAGCATATTAATTTGTCCAGATAGTAGCAATCAAGTTATCAGAATGACTGAACTTAGGGCTTCGAAGAATCAATCGCACGGACAAGCTAAGATAGAACAGTGAAATCAGGGTTCCAGTAAGGGATGGTATAACTGGAAGGTTAAAATTGTcaattccattttatttttaacacCGTTCGTCGAAATGGGGTTGTTGTAATTGTTGAAAATACAGGGGAGGTGATTGGATTTGGAATTAGGTAAGGTCCAGGGGAAGTCACAGtaatttgttctttttttttttttttttccacatatCAACTCTACCATGactcttctctctttcccagTTGTCTATTTTATGTGGCAATTTTGTATATGTTACTTCAAAAAATCCTATCGGTTTCTCCCTTTTTACTTAAGGGCATAATTGTGGATGACCATGCATTGGAGAAGACACTTAAGAGGAGGTTTTTAGGTGAAATCTGGATCGTCCAATGTCCTCACGTGTTTGGATTTTCGACACTCTTCGTGATAGGATCTCAGATTATTTGCTAGACATCTTTGGAGTCTTTGCATCTTTTTCCCAAACGGAGTCTAttctctcccccttcccctACACTACCATGCCGTAATTGCCTTAAGCACTACCCACCTAAGATCAAGGAGAACTACTTTAATTTCAAGACCACAGAGATGGATTTTAAGCTCCCCTCCAATGGCTGCCCAATGATTCAAAAATGTGCTGAGAGAGATTTACCCGGGCAGGTTACCATTTCTGTGTCAGGTGATCCATGCATCTCCGACTCCCTGTTCTCCATTCACTGCCATGATTCCAGAAGTGAATCTCCATCTTCGCAGGCTGTTTcggaggagagaaaaagtgaTAGCAGAGAAAGGAGTATGTATGCGTCTTTGTCTCTTTATGCACCGAATATGAAGGGTAAACCAGTTGAGGAGAAAAAAGTGATAGCAGAGAAAGGGGTTTATATGCATCTGTCTCTTTATGCACCGAATATGAAGGGTAAAACAGTTTTAACTGTTATGCCAGTGATTCCCGTACATTGACAGTTATTTCGAGTAACATGGTAGACCTGTCTTTGGTGGGGTATTACAGGAAACCAAAATTTTAAGATAGTTGGGTAAAGAAAAAACCCAATTTTGTCTCATTTGGTAATTTTCCTATCACAAATTGAGTTTCAGATTTACTTATCCTGTATATTAGAATTGCTGAGACAGCAATACAATATGGGGGAATTTAAGAAAACTTATTATAAAATGATAATTTGAGGATTTTACTCTCACAACAATATCCACATACTGTACCATCAAAACCTTCTTGGTGTTCCATGTAATCCAATACTCTGCAATACACCAAACTCTCTAGTTTTTAATAatattgtttgttttggttttggcGGATTTAAGGTGGTGCAATTCTGACATTGTACCCTTCTAAAGCAAAAAAGGGAAATATTATCTCTGCATTGCAGTACTTGTCCATCTCTGGTGGACAGCATGCATGGAGTTTGCTTTCAAACACTCGCCCCccacgaaaaaagaaaaagaaaaagaaaaaaagatacagCCAGCCGAATGGATCAATGCTTAGTTATGAAAAACATATCGTATAAGGGGCAACAAGGATTAACTTGCATGAATACACTACTCTGGTCTTTGCATTTGACAAGATTTCATTTTGATGTCAATGTGTACTCTGtttgcctttttttattttatatttttatgggTGTTCCTTTTTGTCATCGAAGTGGTGAAATGAGAAGTTGTTGATTTGCCCATTGATTTGCCCATTGTCTtattccaaaaatttatttagGTTAGGTATAAAGCTTTCAAAATAAATTGTAGGTGACTTTTTGTTATGTCATTTCAAAAGCTGTCATTGTTTTGCATGTTTTATGAATGATTTTATCTTcattgaaagaaatgttatactaaatggcaaaaaaataaggttacaaatATTTTTCCACCAACCTTGGGTTGTTTATCCAAGCTGCTTGTTCTGTTCACACAGGTGCTGGATACGAAAGAGGCAGAGGTGGAGGCAGGGGTTATGGTCGTGCCCGGGGACGTATGGGTGGCCGTTGGAGGGGTGGTGGCAATCAGCTCTAGGTGTTGGGTTGGCATGTTTTGTTTTACTCTAGCTAAGTACTTGCCTTGGCGTAATAGGGAAACGTATTGGAGGACTGTATTTCCAGCATCAAACTGTGGCTTATTCTCAAAAGGGTTATTGGGAGCAGTGTTTTGTTCATTTTCTCTATGGTATGGATGTGGGCTGGCTTGCTTTATGTTTGTTGATTTTCTTTAGCCAAGGGCAGGTGATCACTCAATTGCTGTAATTCATTTCTCACCACCTCTGGATCCTCTTTTGTATCTATATCCCATTTTTCTTGGTGTATGTATTTGCTTTTGATGTCTCCATTCCTAAGACAAAGTTTACTTGTACAAATGTGCTGTG is a genomic window of Macadamia integrifolia cultivar HAES 741 chromosome 13, SCU_Mint_v3, whole genome shotgun sequence containing:
- the LOC122060022 gene encoding heterogeneous nuclear ribonucleoprotein A1-like isoform X1 is translated as MDRYQRVEKPRPEATINENEIRITTQGLIRNYITYATSLLQEKRVREIVLKAMGQAISKTVAIAEIIKKRIPGLHQDTTISSTSITDVWEPIEEGLVPLEMTRHVSMISISLSTRELNKNSPGYQAPSYVDQPKQQYQQQLQPKQAPAPISGANEGHISAMDSYGRGRGRGRGRGRGWGRGGYVNNTQGGGYVNNNQGGGYVNNTQENGGYWGRGGGRGRGWGYRGAGYERGRGGGRGYGRARGRMGGRWRGGGNQL
- the LOC122060022 gene encoding ribonuclease P protein subunit p25-like protein isoform X2, giving the protein MDRYQRVEKPRPEATINENEIRITTQGLIRNYITYATSLLQEKRVREIVLKAMGQAISKTVAIAEIIKKRIPGLHQDTTISSTSITDVWEPIEEGLVPLEMTRHVSMISISLSTRELNKNSPGYQAPSYVDQPKQQYQQQLQPKQAPAPISGANEDSYGRGRGRGRGRGRGWGRGGYVNNTQGGGYVNNNQGGGYVNNTQENGGYWGRGGGRGRGWGYRGAGYERGRGGGRGYGRARGRMGGRWRGGGNQL